CAGCCATACCACGGGCGCTTTGGGTCATCGTGATCGCGGCCGTTAAGGTTGTCTTACCGTGATCTACATGACCTATCGTTCCTATATTTACATGTGGCTTTGTTCTCTCAAATTTCTGCTTTGACATTGTGTGTTCTCCTTACCCTAAGATGCTTTTCCATGTACTTGTTCAATAATTTCACTCTCCACCGACGAAGGCACCTGTTTGTATTTCGAAAATTCCATATGAAATACTGCTCGTCCTTGTGTGATGGACCTCAAATCTGTGGCATAGCCAAACATTTTGCTCAATGGAACATTTGCTTTTAAGATATGAGCTTGGCTTCTCTGTTCCATACTATCTATATTGCCTCGACGAGAATTAATGTCTCCCATTACATCCCCTAAATATT
This genomic stretch from Candidatus Neomarinimicrobiota bacterium harbors:
- the tuf gene encoding elongation factor Tu (EF-Tu; promotes GTP-dependent binding of aminoacyl-tRNA to the A-site of ribosomes during protein biosynthesis; when the tRNA anticodon matches the mRNA codon, GTP hydrolysis results; the inactive EF-Tu-GDP leaves the ribosome and release of GDP is promoted by elongation factor Ts; many prokaryotes have two copies of the gene encoding EF-Tu), which translates into the protein MSKQKFERTKPHVNIGTIGHVDHGKTTLTAAITMTQSARGMA